In a single window of the Bradyrhizobium erythrophlei genome:
- a CDS encoding ABC transporter substrate-binding protein, translating into MGIAESDPAQRSLVSAFTQGLQGLGWVPGRNIRIDYRWGAGDADKIQSFAREFVEQKPDLIIGHTSPVVAALKQLTSTISIVFTQVSDPVGSHFVDGLARPGGNITGFTNLEASMGSKLMELLKEVAPQTSRIALMFNPATSPDGGSYFLRPVEVAAPKLKLVMLAAPVHSPAEIESTMVSLAREPNSGLIVMPDIFILAHREQIIALADRYRLPAAYAYRLFPASGGLMSYGTDLVDLFRRAAPYVDRILKGEKPADLPVQTPTKYELVINLKTAKALGVTVPPSLLARVDEVIE; encoded by the coding sequence ATGGGAATTGCTGAAAGCGATCCAGCACAGCGATCGCTCGTGTCAGCATTTACTCAGGGGCTGCAAGGCCTGGGCTGGGTCCCAGGACGCAATATCCGGATCGACTATCGCTGGGGCGCGGGCGACGCAGATAAGATCCAGAGCTTCGCGCGCGAGTTCGTCGAGCAGAAGCCCGATCTTATAATCGGTCACACATCACCTGTTGTCGCCGCCCTTAAGCAGCTGACCAGCACGATATCGATCGTGTTCACACAAGTCTCCGATCCGGTCGGAAGCCATTTCGTCGACGGACTGGCCCGCCCCGGCGGCAACATTACGGGTTTCACAAACCTCGAAGCCTCCATGGGGTCCAAATTGATGGAACTGCTGAAGGAGGTCGCGCCCCAGACGAGCCGTATCGCGCTAATGTTCAATCCGGCGACGTCCCCTGACGGAGGGTCATATTTCTTGAGGCCGGTCGAGGTAGCCGCCCCCAAGTTGAAGCTGGTGATGCTGGCCGCGCCTGTTCACAGCCCCGCCGAGATCGAGTCCACTATGGTATCGCTGGCGCGCGAGCCGAACAGCGGCCTGATTGTTATGCCGGATATTTTCATACTGGCCCACCGCGAGCAGATCATTGCGCTGGCCGATCGGTATCGCTTGCCGGCGGCCTACGCATATCGGTTGTTCCCGGCGAGCGGTGGGCTGATGTCCTATGGGACTGATCTTGTCGATCTGTTTCGCCGCGCGGCTCCATATGTCGACCGCATCCTCAAGGGCGAGAAGCCGGCTGATCTCCCGGTGCAGACGCCCACCAAGTACGAGCTCGTGATCAATCTTAAAACGGCGAAGGCACTAGGCGTCACGGTACCGCCATCGCTGCTCGCCCGCGTTGACGAGGTGATCGAATAG
- a CDS encoding LysR family transcriptional regulator, translated as MLIEKQYVKSYVLIDWINTVYSMELYQIRHFAAVAETGSFTKAAVRAAVSQPALSASIAKLEEELGVKLFHRSPKSVTLTPAGRRFQMTAQEVLGSCNKVKAELRASVADRPLRIGVLRTLPSVHLARLIETLQGELPETRIELVDGTREQLHAQLAARKLLACISIKAGSEPGQRSVELLREDYGLVVGLNHRFASYEGVQLSDLNGERFIVRTHCETFANTTKLLADRGIRCQVVYRTDQDDRALALVGAGMGVALMPAIFDAPNVKKVPVRDFDAKRVISLHWNEDVADDRLDRVVAFATTHNWASSDRESAASSRPGVVMSSMRKSTGSTVSGRKPRQASGR; from the coding sequence GTGCTTATTGAAAAGCAATATGTGAAATCGTATGTTTTGATAGATTGGATAAACACGGTTTATAGTATGGAACTCTACCAGATCCGGCACTTTGCCGCGGTCGCGGAGACCGGCAGTTTCACGAAGGCAGCCGTCAGGGCCGCCGTATCGCAGCCCGCGCTCTCCGCTTCGATAGCCAAGCTGGAAGAGGAGCTTGGGGTGAAGCTGTTCCACCGATCACCGAAGTCGGTCACCCTCACCCCGGCGGGTCGTCGGTTTCAGATGACCGCGCAGGAGGTTCTGGGTTCTTGCAACAAGGTGAAGGCTGAGCTTCGGGCAAGTGTCGCCGACCGGCCGCTCCGAATTGGCGTACTGCGCACGTTGCCATCCGTGCATCTCGCGCGGCTCATAGAGACCTTACAGGGCGAACTGCCGGAAACGCGGATCGAACTCGTCGATGGAACGCGAGAACAGCTGCATGCGCAACTCGCAGCCCGAAAGTTGCTGGCATGTATCTCCATAAAAGCAGGGAGCGAGCCGGGACAGCGCTCTGTCGAGCTACTGAGGGAAGACTATGGACTGGTGGTTGGCCTCAACCATCGCTTTGCTTCTTACGAAGGCGTTCAATTGTCCGACCTCAACGGAGAGCGCTTCATCGTTCGAACTCATTGTGAAACCTTCGCCAACACCACGAAGCTTTTGGCGGACCGCGGAATACGCTGTCAGGTAGTCTACAGGACGGATCAGGACGATCGTGCTCTCGCATTGGTAGGGGCCGGCATGGGCGTCGCGCTGATGCCTGCAATTTTCGATGCGCCCAACGTGAAGAAAGTCCCGGTTCGCGATTTCGACGCAAAGCGCGTAATCTCCCTGCACTGGAACGAGGATGTCGCGGACGATCGACTCGATCGGGTCGTTGCCTTTGCCACCACGCACAACTGGGCATCATCCGATCGGGAAAGCGCAGCTTCGTCACGACCGGGCGTCGTCATGAGTTCGATGCGGAAATCCACGGGATCGACGGTCAGCGGCCGGAAGCCTCGGCAGGCGTCCGGTCGTTAG
- a CDS encoding tautomerase family protein → MPLVRIDLNKDASAERVRIVSQAVYGAMIEIANVPVNDKFQIVTRHSADEIIYPEEGYLGVQYSPDLIMIQVTWVGGRSTDVKKQFYRRIADEIHAKAGVRKQDVWINLVDDGREDWSFGNGDMQYAPK, encoded by the coding sequence ATGCCACTCGTCAGAATCGACCTCAACAAGGACGCGTCTGCCGAGCGCGTTCGAATCGTCAGCCAAGCCGTCTACGGCGCGATGATCGAAATTGCGAATGTGCCGGTCAACGACAAGTTCCAGATCGTGACTCGCCACAGCGCGGACGAGATCATCTATCCGGAGGAGGGCTATCTTGGTGTCCAATACTCGCCGGACCTCATCATGATCCAGGTGACCTGGGTCGGCGGCCGCTCGACCGACGTCAAGAAGCAATTCTACCGGCGCATTGCCGACGAAATTCACGCGAAGGCCGGCGTCCGCAAACAGGACGTCTGGATCAACCTGGTGGATGATGGGCGCGAGGACTGGTCGTTCGGCAATGGCGACATGCAGTACGCGCCGAAGTAG
- a CDS encoding AraC family transcriptional regulator, whose translation MCRFALQWEVVHEAEPAGFAQFHIVTNGNCLLERYSGETFKLEAGSILLLPQGDPHVVRSASRGGSPGAPIRTEYNNAIRIKTNTRGASDTEMICGRLRLDGAMDSLVTAALPKAIVLRVGRGDLFARMRMLVQAIDEELQAARPGAATIATELATALFVMMLRLHFEQSAASSGIMRLLASSSSARAVTAMLRAPAHPWTLDELAAEAHVSRATLVRIFRREGDIPPLGFLSELRLGLAHHRLGSTTGTLAKVAAAVGYDSESAFVRAFRRRYGISPGRLRANAPLTPMSDRYQ comes from the coding sequence GTGTGCCGATTTGCCTTGCAATGGGAGGTCGTGCACGAAGCGGAGCCGGCGGGCTTCGCTCAATTTCACATCGTGACCAACGGAAATTGCCTGCTGGAGCGGTATTCCGGGGAAACGTTCAAGCTGGAAGCCGGCAGCATCCTCCTGCTCCCGCAGGGCGACCCCCACGTCGTGCGATCGGCGAGCCGTGGCGGAAGCCCCGGAGCGCCGATCAGAACCGAATACAACAACGCGATCAGGATCAAGACCAACACCCGCGGCGCGAGCGACACCGAGATGATCTGCGGCCGGCTGCGGTTGGATGGGGCCATGGATAGCCTTGTCACTGCCGCGTTGCCAAAGGCGATCGTGCTCAGGGTCGGCAGAGGGGATCTGTTCGCCCGGATGCGGATGCTGGTGCAGGCGATCGATGAGGAACTGCAGGCCGCGCGTCCGGGCGCAGCGACGATTGCCACTGAGCTTGCCACCGCTCTCTTCGTGATGATGCTTCGCCTGCATTTCGAACAATCGGCGGCATCGAGCGGCATAATGCGGCTGCTCGCATCGTCGTCTTCGGCCAGAGCCGTCACCGCCATGTTGAGAGCTCCCGCGCATCCATGGACGCTGGATGAGCTTGCGGCGGAAGCGCATGTTTCGCGCGCGACCCTGGTTCGGATCTTCCGCAGGGAGGGGGATATTCCGCCGCTCGGCTTCCTGAGCGAGTTGCGGCTTGGTCTGGCACACCATCGCCTCGGCTCGACAACTGGAACCCTGGCGAAGGTGGCGGCAGCGGTCGGCTACGACTCCGAGAGCGCATTCGTGCGCGCGTTTCGGAGACGTTACGGGATTTCGCCCGGTAGACTCCGCGCAAACGCACCTTTGACACCGATGAGCGACAGATACCAATGA
- a CDS encoding carboxymuconolactone decarboxylase family protein — protein sequence MHMLDWNTYRRQLVAGVGGFGKLNPDIIKGYTTLSRAGQKAGHLDEKTRELVALAVAITLRCDGCITVHTAAARERGATREEIAEVLGVAVSVNAGAAVVYSTRALDAFDAAAEINPNA from the coding sequence ATGCACATGCTGGATTGGAATACATATCGGCGGCAGCTTGTCGCCGGGGTCGGCGGCTTCGGCAAGCTCAACCCCGATATCATCAAGGGCTACACCACCCTGAGCCGGGCCGGCCAGAAGGCCGGTCACCTCGATGAAAAGACCCGCGAACTCGTCGCGCTTGCGGTCGCCATCACCCTGCGCTGCGACGGCTGCATCACGGTACATACCGCGGCGGCCCGGGAACGGGGTGCGACCAGGGAAGAGATAGCCGAAGTGCTGGGTGTTGCGGTCTCCGTCAATGCCGGCGCGGCCGTCGTCTATTCCACCCGCGCGCTCGACGCATTCGACGCCGCCGCCGAAATCAACCCCAACGCCTGA
- the rclC gene encoding reactive chlorine resistance membrane protein RclC has product MINYLRLPLSWIAHSDRVGIPLMRVAIAIVFLWIGALKFAPYEADSITPFVANSPFMSFFYEHPAEYKAHLTREGELKPAERAWQTANNTYGYSDGLGTVEITIGLLTLLGVFSRRWGIVGATLSFLTPFVTLSFLITTPDAWVAALGDAQHGFPYLSGGGRLVLKDVMLLAGGLLIMAESARAFLEAPTQVAPIGQQIEPLGHSAGPASVLVFYKEPSVEPPDYQPF; this is encoded by the coding sequence ATGATCAACTATCTTCGTCTGCCGCTTTCCTGGATCGCTCATTCCGATCGGGTTGGCATCCCGCTGATGCGCGTCGCCATCGCGATCGTCTTCCTGTGGATCGGCGCGCTCAAATTCGCGCCCTATGAAGCCGACAGCATTACGCCCTTCGTCGCCAACAGCCCGTTTATGTCGTTCTTCTACGAGCATCCGGCCGAGTACAAGGCGCACCTCACGCGCGAGGGCGAGTTGAAGCCGGCCGAGCGGGCCTGGCAGACCGCGAATAACACCTACGGCTATTCCGACGGCCTCGGAACCGTGGAGATAACGATCGGCCTGCTGACGCTGCTGGGCGTGTTCTCGCGCCGATGGGGCATTGTGGGCGCGACGCTCTCGTTCCTGACGCCGTTCGTGACGTTGTCTTTCCTGATCACGACGCCAGACGCGTGGGTCGCCGCGCTTGGCGATGCGCAGCACGGCTTCCCTTATCTGTCAGGCGGTGGGCGACTCGTGCTGAAGGATGTCATGCTGCTGGCCGGCGGCCTGCTGATCATGGCCGAAAGCGCCCGCGCCTTCCTTGAGGCGCCGACGCAGGTTGCGCCGATAGGACAACAGATTGAGCCGCTCGGTCATTCAGCCGGACCGGCATCGGTTCTAGTGTTCTACAAAGAGCCCTCTGTGGAGCCACCAGATTATCAGCCGTTCTGA
- the soxC gene encoding sulfite dehydrogenase, whose protein sequence is MTSRNENVTELSGEDAFSRRKFLTVASAGVAGTVVTGRAVADTLADVPPREVGADLSGHGERSKFVHLAMLPEAGPGKRNVDPSDAINSKAPLGKLVGTITPTDLHYERSHSGNPDLDPAKHRLLVHGMTRKQLVFTVDDLMRMPSTTRTVFIECTGNGWENWKKADPNVTVQNTHGLVSTNEWTGVPLRFLIDLVGKDRRSTWMLAEGADAAGVDRSIPLTEEITDEAFIAYGQNGEPLRPAHGFPIRLIMPGFEGNLNIKWLRRLKFGDQPWMTRWETDRYTQLLANGKAMQFQLRMETNSVITSPSGMMEIRPGYHRITGLAWSGHGKIAKVEISTDEGRTWKQAELNYPVLPKAQTRFQLDWTWDGKPTKIVSRSTDDKGNVQPDRKSFIAQMGTNALFHYNAQQTWAIDASGRVSNVLA, encoded by the coding sequence ATGACGTCAAGAAACGAAAACGTGACAGAACTATCCGGAGAAGATGCTTTCTCCCGCAGGAAATTCCTGACGGTCGCATCCGCGGGCGTGGCCGGGACTGTCGTTACAGGACGCGCGGTTGCCGACACGCTTGCCGATGTGCCGCCGCGCGAGGTGGGTGCCGATCTCTCGGGGCACGGCGAGCGATCGAAGTTTGTTCACCTCGCCATGCTTCCGGAGGCAGGACCGGGGAAGCGCAACGTCGATCCAAGCGATGCGATCAATTCGAAAGCGCCACTCGGCAAGCTGGTCGGGACTATCACGCCCACCGATCTGCATTACGAACGGAGCCATTCTGGCAATCCCGATCTAGATCCGGCGAAGCACCGCTTGCTGGTCCACGGCATGACGCGCAAGCAACTCGTGTTCACTGTTGATGATCTCATGCGGATGCCCTCGACCACCCGCACGGTCTTCATCGAATGCACCGGTAACGGCTGGGAAAACTGGAAAAAGGCGGACCCCAATGTCACGGTCCAAAACACTCACGGTCTTGTGAGCACCAATGAGTGGACCGGCGTTCCGCTTCGCTTTCTCATCGATCTCGTCGGGAAGGACCGCCGATCCACCTGGATGCTGGCGGAAGGCGCCGACGCAGCCGGCGTTGATCGGAGTATTCCGCTCACCGAGGAGATTACGGACGAGGCCTTCATCGCATACGGCCAGAACGGCGAGCCGTTGCGGCCGGCCCACGGCTTTCCGATCCGTCTCATCATGCCGGGCTTCGAAGGCAATCTGAATATCAAATGGCTGCGTCGGCTGAAATTCGGCGACCAGCCCTGGATGACGCGGTGGGAAACGGACCGCTACACGCAGCTCCTTGCGAACGGCAAGGCCATGCAATTCCAACTCAGGATGGAGACGAATTCCGTCATCACATCGCCATCGGGAATGATGGAGATACGCCCCGGCTATCACCGCATCACGGGTCTAGCCTGGAGCGGCCACGGCAAGATCGCGAAGGTTGAAATCAGCACGGATGAAGGCAGAACCTGGAAGCAGGCCGAATTGAACTATCCCGTGCTGCCGAAAGCGCAGACAAGATTCCAGCTCGATTGGACCTGGGACGGCAAGCCCACAAAGATCGTTAGCCGCTCGACCGACGACAAGGGCAACGTCCAGCCCGACCGCAAATCGTTCATCGCTCAAATGGGCACTAACGCGCTGTTCCACTACAACGCCCAGCAAACCTGGGCAATCGACGCCAGCGGGAGAGTCAGCAATGTTCTCGCCTAA
- a CDS encoding c-type cytochrome encodes MFSPKQLFAGAVAAALLVLPAYAFDFGRPANPDEIKLWNLDVRPDGTGLPDGSGTAAHGKEIFAENCAACHGDKGQGGIKDRLVGGQGTLTSDHPIRTVGSFWPYATTLFDYIHRAMPYQAPGSLSVDDYYALTAYLLSLNGILPPDGKLDKETLPKVKMPNRDGFIPDPEFSKVPVPK; translated from the coding sequence ATGTTCTCGCCTAAGCAGCTCTTTGCGGGTGCGGTAGCTGCCGCGCTCCTCGTACTTCCGGCTTACGCCTTCGATTTCGGACGTCCCGCGAACCCCGACGAAATCAAGCTGTGGAACCTCGACGTGCGACCCGACGGCACGGGCTTGCCCGATGGCAGTGGCACGGCGGCACACGGTAAGGAGATTTTCGCGGAGAACTGCGCGGCCTGCCATGGCGACAAGGGCCAGGGCGGCATCAAGGATCGCCTGGTCGGCGGTCAGGGCACGCTCACCTCCGATCATCCGATCAGGACGGTCGGAAGCTTCTGGCCCTACGCCACCACGTTATTCGACTACATCCACCGCGCGATGCCCTACCAGGCGCCGGGATCGCTCAGCGTCGACGACTACTACGCGCTAACGGCATACCTCCTGAGCTTGAACGGAATTCTGCCGCCGGACGGCAAGCTCGACAAGGAGACGCTGCCAAAGGTGAAGATGCCCAATCGCGACGGTTTCATTCCCGATCCGGAGTTCAGCAAAGTGCCGGTGCCGAAGTGA
- a CDS encoding DUF302 domain-containing protein encodes MDRDGLITIQSQYTPKDTMQRLETAVRSKGMTVFAHIDHAAGAAEVGMALRPTDLLIFGSPKGGTPLMQSAQTIGIDLPLKALVWEDAEGHVWLSYNDPAWIAQRHAGPAGMQAAVRTMTGALNAIAAEATSAAPKK; translated from the coding sequence ATGGATAGAGACGGACTGATCACAATCCAAAGCCAATACACGCCGAAGGATACCATGCAGCGGCTCGAGACCGCCGTCAGATCGAAAGGCATGACGGTCTTCGCCCATATCGACCATGCGGCCGGGGCCGCCGAGGTTGGCATGGCCTTGCGTCCCACGGACCTCTTGATCTTCGGCAGCCCGAAAGGCGGCACACCTCTGATGCAATCGGCACAGACCATCGGCATCGACCTGCCGTTGAAGGCCCTGGTTTGGGAGGACGCCGAAGGCCATGTCTGGCTGTCCTACAACGATCCCGCCTGGATCGCGCAGCGCCACGCGGGACCGGCCGGCATGCAAGCTGCGGTTCGGACCATGACCGGCGCGCTCAACGCAATCGCTGCCGAGGCTACATCCGCCGCGCCCAAGAAGTAA
- a CDS encoding DUF983 domain-containing protein, which translates to METMSPTNKIWTRETGAVEKRDLWSSLKRGFRGRCPRCGEGRLFRAFLKVDNRCSVCGLDFTPHRADDLPAYLVIVIVGHIVVPTALLIETDYSPPVGLQLAIYLPLTVVLSLALLQPVKGAVVGLQWALRMHGFDDNAPKGIPPA; encoded by the coding sequence ATGGAGACCATGAGCCCCACCAACAAGATCTGGACCCGCGAAACCGGCGCGGTCGAAAAACGCGATCTTTGGTCGTCCTTGAAGCGCGGGTTTCGCGGCCGTTGCCCGCGCTGCGGCGAAGGCAGGCTGTTCCGTGCTTTTCTGAAGGTCGACAATCGTTGCTCCGTGTGCGGGCTCGATTTCACGCCGCACCGCGCCGACGATCTGCCGGCCTATCTCGTCATCGTCATCGTCGGCCATATCGTGGTTCCGACCGCGCTTCTGATCGAAACGGATTACTCGCCCCCGGTGGGGCTGCAACTTGCGATCTATCTGCCGCTGACGGTGGTCTTGTCGCTGGCATTGCTGCAACCGGTGAAAGGCGCAGTCGTCGGGCTGCAATGGGCGTTGCGCATGCACGGCTTTGACGACAATGCACCTAAGGGGATTCCGCCGGCTTAG
- a CDS encoding helix-turn-helix domain-containing protein: protein MLSRRKTYAGRIKHPDDATEPVTLDLARHRLGSTTGTLAQVAAAVGYDSESAFARAFRKRYGISPGRLRARHDGRSRVRNDIQSASDAQT, encoded by the coding sequence ATGCTCTCGCGGCGCAAAACCTATGCCGGCCGGATCAAACATCCAGACGACGCGACTGAGCCTGTTACTCTCGACCTGGCCCGCCATCGCCTCGGCTCGACAACTGGAACCCTGGCGCAGGTGGCGGCAGCGGTCGGCTACGACTCCGAGAGCGCATTCGCGCGCGCGTTTCGGAAACGTTACGGGATTTCGCCCGGTAGACTCCGCGCCCGTCATGACGGGCGATCGCGAGTAAGAAATGACATCCAATCGGCCTCAGACGCTCAGACCTGA
- the rclC gene encoding reactive chlorine resistance membrane protein RclC yields MINYLRLPLSWIAHSDRVGIPLMRVAIAIVFLWIGALKFAPYEADSITPFVANSPFMSFFYEHPAEYKAHLTREGELKPAERAWQTANNTYGYSDGLGTVEITIGLLTLLGVFSRRWGIVGATLSFLTPFVTLSFLITTPDAWVAALGDAQHGFPYLSGGGRLVLKDVMLLAGGLLIMADSARAFLEARPYARLQTMTAGKTSIVPAE; encoded by the coding sequence ATGATCAACTATCTTCGTCTGCCGCTTTCCTGGATCGCTCATTCCGATCGGGTTGGCATCCCGCTGATGCGCGTCGCCATCGCGATCGTCTTCCTGTGGATCGGCGCGCTCAAATTCGCGCCCTATGAAGCCGACAGCATTACGCCCTTCGTCGCCAACAGCCCGTTTATGTCGTTCTTCTACGAGCATCCGGCCGAGTACAAGGCGCACCTCACGCGCGAGGGCGAGTTGAAGCCGGCCGAGCGGGCCTGGCAGACCGCGAATAACACCTACGGCTATTCCGACGGCCTCGGAACCGTGGAGATAACGATCGGCCTGCTGACGCTGCTGGGCGTGTTCTCGCGCCGATGGGGCATTGTGGGCGCGACGCTCTCGTTCCTGACGCCGTTCGTGACGTTGTCTTTCCTGATCACGACGCCAGACGCGTGGGTCGCCGCGCTTGGCGATGCGCAGCACGGCTTCCCTTATCTGTCAGGCGGTGGGCGACTCGTGCTGAAGGATGTCATGCTGCTGGCTGGCGGCCTGCTGATCATGGCCGACAGCGCCCGCGCCTTCCTTGAGGCGCGCCCTTACGCCAGACTTCAGACGATGACGGCCGGCAAGACCTCCATTGTCCCGGCCGAATGA
- a CDS encoding site-specific DNA-methyltransferase codes for MVVSRRGASARAPRTKFESDPSSRVVVGDCVAEMSKLPAGSVDLVFADPPYNLQLKGDLKRPDESHVDAVNNDWDKFSSFAAYDDFTRAWLLACRRVMKPSATLWVIGSYHNIFRVGAIMQDLGFWVLNDIVWRKTNPMPNFRGRRFTNAHETMIWAARDENAKGYTFNYEALKAANEDVQARSDWLIPLCTGDERLKGEDGKKVHPTQKPEGLLARVLLSSSKPGDLVIDPFNGTGTTGAVAKRLGRRYIGFERDRTYAAAAEARIAAIEPLPEATLAPFMTARDAPRVAFSELIERGMILPGARLVDSKKRHGALVRADGAIMLGDKVGSIHRIGAVAQGSGACNGWTFWHVETKKGLRLIDELRAEIRSGMAAG; via the coding sequence ATGGTTGTGTCGCGTCGCGGGGCGTCTGCAAGGGCGCCCCGCACTAAATTTGAGTCCGATCCGAGCAGCCGTGTCGTCGTTGGCGATTGTGTCGCCGAGATGTCGAAACTGCCGGCAGGTTCGGTCGATCTGGTGTTCGCAGATCCGCCGTACAACCTGCAGCTCAAGGGCGATCTCAAGCGTCCCGACGAATCCCACGTCGATGCCGTCAACAATGACTGGGACAAGTTTTCATCCTTCGCCGCCTATGACGATTTCACCCGCGCCTGGCTCCTGGCCTGCCGCCGCGTCATGAAACCGTCGGCGACGCTGTGGGTGATCGGCTCCTACCACAACATTTTCCGCGTCGGCGCGATCATGCAGGACCTCGGCTTCTGGGTGCTGAACGATATCGTCTGGCGCAAGACCAATCCGATGCCGAATTTCCGCGGCCGCCGCTTCACCAACGCCCACGAGACCATGATCTGGGCGGCGCGCGACGAGAACGCCAAGGGCTACACCTTCAACTACGAGGCCCTGAAAGCCGCCAACGAGGACGTGCAGGCGCGCTCCGACTGGCTGATCCCGCTGTGCACCGGCGACGAACGGCTCAAGGGCGAGGACGGCAAGAAGGTTCACCCGACCCAGAAACCCGAAGGCCTGCTGGCGCGGGTGCTGCTGTCGTCGTCGAAGCCCGGCGATCTCGTGATTGATCCGTTCAACGGCACCGGCACCACCGGCGCCGTGGCAAAACGTCTCGGTCGCCGCTACATCGGCTTCGAGCGCGACCGGACTTATGCGGCCGCGGCGGAAGCGCGCATCGCCGCGATCGAGCCGCTGCCGGAAGCAACCCTGGCGCCGTTCATGACCGCGCGCGACGCACCAAGAGTGGCGTTCTCCGAACTGATCGAACGCGGCATGATTTTGCCCGGCGCCAGACTGGTCGATTCCAAGAAGCGTCATGGCGCCCTGGTGCGCGCTGACGGCGCCATCATGCTCGGCGACAAGGTCGGCTCGATCCACCGCATCGGCGCGGTGGCGCAGGGCTCCGGCGCCTGCAACGGCTGGACCTTCTGGCACGTCGAGACCAAGAAGGGCCTCCGGCTGATCGACGAGCTGCGCGCCGAAATCCGCTCCGGCATGGCGGCGGGCTGA
- the ypfJ gene encoding KPN_02809 family neutral zinc metallopeptidase, with protein MRYDDFRRSDDIEDRRDDSGGGMGGGGGFGLPMGGGGLGIGTIIVLGLISYAFGIDPRILIGGAEVLNGGRSQAPSYQTDRSSTARTGAPTDEMGSMIAGILGEIDDRWSEIFEASGQSYTGPRIVLFRNVTNGGRCGMAQSAMGPFYCPPDKKIFLDTGFFREVETRFRGCSGNACKFTAAYIIAHEAGHHVQNLLGILPRVTRLQQQVGSKAESNALQVKVELQADCLSGVWVNREEKKRPGFLEAGDIDAALTTASAIGDDTLQRQATGRVVPDSFTHGSAAQRKQWFMTGYKQGTVQACNTFGAAAL; from the coding sequence ATGCGTTACGATGATTTCCGCCGCAGCGACGACATCGAGGACCGTCGCGACGACAGCGGCGGCGGAATGGGTGGCGGCGGCGGGTTTGGCCTTCCGATGGGCGGCGGCGGGCTCGGCATCGGCACCATCATCGTGCTCGGCCTCATCAGCTACGCCTTCGGCATCGATCCGCGCATCCTGATCGGCGGCGCGGAAGTTCTCAACGGCGGCCGCAGCCAGGCGCCGAGCTATCAAACCGATCGCAGCTCCACCGCCAGGACCGGCGCGCCGACCGACGAGATGGGCAGCATGATCGCGGGCATCCTCGGCGAGATCGACGATCGCTGGAGCGAGATTTTCGAAGCCAGCGGGCAATCCTATACCGGTCCGCGCATCGTGCTGTTTCGCAACGTCACCAATGGCGGCCGCTGCGGCATGGCGCAGTCGGCGATGGGCCCGTTCTATTGCCCGCCGGACAAGAAGATCTTTCTCGACACCGGATTTTTCCGCGAGGTCGAAACCCGGTTTCGCGGTTGTTCCGGCAACGCCTGCAAATTCACCGCGGCTTATATCATCGCCCACGAAGCCGGCCATCACGTGCAGAACCTGCTCGGCATCCTGCCGCGGGTGACGCGGCTGCAGCAGCAGGTCGGCAGCAAGGCGGAATCCAACGCGCTGCAGGTGAAGGTCGAATTGCAGGCCGATTGCCTGTCGGGCGTCTGGGTCAACCGCGAGGAGAAGAAGCGTCCGGGCTTCCTTGAAGCCGGCGACATCGACGCGGCGCTGACGACGGCGTCCGCGATCGGCGACGACACGCTGCAGCGGCAGGCTACCGGCAGGGTGGTGCCGGACTCGTTCACCCACGGCTCCGCCGCGCAACGCAAGCAATGGTTCATGACCGGCTACAAGCAGGGCACGGTGCAGGCCTGCAATACATTCGGCGCGGCGGCGCTGTAG